A window of the Zeugodacus cucurbitae isolate PBARC_wt_2022May chromosome 4, idZeuCucr1.2, whole genome shotgun sequence genome harbors these coding sequences:
- the LOC105209856 gene encoding uncharacterized protein LOC105209856: protein MLSEEDKKLCALVKQHPELYDKNHLCYGNVQATKKAWLEIRLNMGIFDIDFKLYWGNLLATYAPSDYDTDSGPNVKKSYYLPEPMEFLRPHLYRETGVDDTENAEALSTDVLIYQKPQEVFSSMSASNKRNRSCVFQTTHEITEDGEAIRYRVNKEVIMRVGTRGADARESSAIAKRNPYQ, encoded by the exons ATGTTGTCTGAGGAAGATAAAAAACTATGCGCTTTAGTGAAGCAGCATCCGGAGTTGTACGATAAAAATCATTTGTGTTATGGCAATGTACAAGCTACAAAAAAAGCCTGGCTAGAAATAAGGCTAAATATGGGGATATTCG ATATTGATTTCAAGTTATATTGGGGAAATCTACTCGCCACCTACGCACCCAGCGACTATGACACAGACAGTGGACCGAatgttaaaaaatcatattatttacCAGAACCTATGGAGTTTCTTAGGCCACATCTATATAGAGAAACTGGTGTAGATGATACAGAAAATGCGGAAGCTTTGTCAACTGATGTGCTAATCTATCAAAAACCCCAAGAAGTGTTCAGTAGTATGAGCGCTAGCAATAAGCGAAATCGAAGTTGCGTATTCCAAACTACGCATGAAATCACAGAAGATGGTGAAGCAATTCGGTACAGAGTGAATAAGGAAGTTATAATGCGTGTAGGCACACGCGGTGCAGATGCAAGAGAATCGAGTGCAATCGCTAAACGCAACCCATATCAATAA
- the LOC105209915 gene encoding uncharacterized protein LOC105209915 isoform X1, translating into MLLEEDKKLCALVKQYPQLYDKNHKDYGQQKATVEAWKKIAVSLEKSAAKCQERWRDLGAVYTCKTKRGRNRDKPFYLAEYMEFLRPHLSKETVVDETLDSRARVNKSYNSRASENENLANEYFIKFIQCHMLNMTPREQSLFRIRIWENARKIIEDGNSACSDDNDDLKKFMLSKIDTAREQERHDLEEKIEQKVYQKQTNGIKTEIASEL; encoded by the exons ATGTTGTTAGAGGAAGATAAAAAATTATGTGCTTTAGTAAAGCAGTATCCGCAGCTGTATGATAAAAATCACAAGGATTATGGTCAGCAAAAGGCTACAGTAGAAGCTTGGAAAAAGATAGCCGTATCGTTGGAGAAATCAG CGGCTAAGTGCCAGGAACGTTGGCGAGATTTGGGCGCCGTCTATACTTGTAAGACAAAACGTGGACGGAATCGTGATAAGCCATTTTATTTAGCTGAGTATATGGAATTCCTAAGGCCACATCTAAGTAAAGAAACGGTTGTAGACGAAACATTAGACAGTAGAGCAAGAGTCAATAAGAGTTATAATTCAAGAGCTAGCGAAAATGAGAACCTCGCCAATGAATATTTCATCAAGTTTATACAGTGTCATATGCTAAATATGACTCCAAGGGAGCAGAGTCTTTTTCGCATTAGAATTTGGGAAAATGCACGCAAAATCATCGAGGATGGAAACAGTGCATGCAGTGACGACAATGACGATCTCAAGAAATTTATGTTGTCGAAGATTGACACAGCAAGAGAACAGGAACGGCATGATTTAGAGGAAAAAATTGAGCAGAAAGTGTATCAGAAGCAAACAAATGGTATAAAAACGGAAATTGCAAGCGAGTTGTGA
- the LOC105209849 gene encoding uncharacterized protein LOC105209849, whose amino-acid sequence MLVVPWRNSAHECKTRWRNIRAAYARSIGAYNTQHGRNHVRPNYLAGNLEFLRPHLTCRETAVDANPECLTTYIPCKNIFRSMKLKLKNPECLCLNCSAVDSKLNLYNFQKCGNKYFSI is encoded by the exons ATGTTAGTCGTTCCGTGGCGGAACTCAG CACATGAATGCAAGACGCGTTGGCGAAATATCCGTGCGGCTTATGCACGCTCCATTGGCGCATATAATACTCAACATGGCCGTAATCATGTTAGACCAAATTATTTAGCTGGAAATTTGGAATTTCTAAGGCCACATCTCACATGTAGAGAAACAGCAGTAGATGCCAATCCAGAATGTCTTACAACTTACATTCCGTGTAAAAACATTTTCAGAAGCATgaaattgaaactaaaaaatCCAGAATGTCTTTGTTTGAACTGTTCAGCTGTGgattcgaaattaaatttgtataattttcaaaagtgTGGAAATAAGTACTTTAGTATCTGA